DNA sequence from the Malus domestica chromosome 06, GDT2T_hap1 genome:
gaatcagaatcagattcatGCAGAAATTGTTTACTAAAATTTTCAAGAATTGGAGTAGAAATAATACTAAactatataagttgtttactaattcatgtgaatcaaaatgaaaatcaatttaattactaaaatacTTCTATTCTAGTAACCTATTTTATATGCTaaatctttttttatatatatataaaaaattatttctaattaattttgcgagaaaaacttaatttttctatttttgattttttttttactgagaAAACAAAATTTAGTGTTGGGTTATTGCGAAAGgcaattttgaaattttagaaATAAGTGAGAgtctaaagggaggaaaaatcCATTCTGATTTTTTCAATAACCCGGAATTCAATTCTTGTCAAATTGTATGGAATCCAATTTCTAAGTTTTGGAGTTGGATTCTTAAATTTAAGTGAGTCCTATCAAATTTTTTATCCCTAATATCTGGTCAACACCAAATTATTTTGTAATGGGAATTCAATTTCGTTGTTTTATTCCGATTACTCTTACATAAACGTGTCCCGAGAGATTCAATTATGAGTAACCCAAATGAGGGAAATAATTGAACCGAATACCTTCCTGATCCATATATACTGAGCCTGCTGAGCAGACAATCCGAGctattaaatcaaatttcaacggcccgGATCGCCTACTTAACAGGCTCAGTTGAACGATTAACGGGACCCTACAGAAATCAAAAGCATCATATTATCCACATATCTATACGAAATCATTATCtcctaaaaataataataaatccaACGCAGTCTTGTCATATGCATCCCCTTTGGCAGCGGATTTAATTTTGGTACTTTACTTCTCTGCAGCACAGAGTTGGTGAGAGCCCACCAAATCAGTCAAACTGAATAAATTATGGAACCACCATGGCTAGTTAGGTCATGACCAATTCCAAATATTAATTAAGTCATCCAAAATGATACAAAGACCTATTCAGAGATCATGTGACATCAATGGGGAGAAACTTTCTTGACACCAACCATTCTAATGGCATTGAGTATTCAATAGACGTTTTGATACTTGTTTTAAAAAACGTGAATGGTCCTTCCAATAGATGCATGCCGAGTGGTGAattgataacaaaaaaaatctctcctaaaAAAGGACATGCAAATAAAGCATCTATAATAACCCATCAAAGTAAAAATAATTAACCAACTTGCTACAATATTGAAACATGGAGGCCCCTAAGATTTCTCATTTCCTTCTTCTATGTGCAATCTGCCCAAATTTTGTTGTGCTTTTGAGTGCCTTTCCATGTTTTGCTTTCACTTCATTTGTGTTTGGAGATTCTCTAGTGGACGCAGGAAACAATGACTACATTTTCACACTCTCAAAGGCTGATTCTCCTCCTTATGGAATAGATTTCAAGCCTTCTGGTGGTCAACCAACTGGTCGATTCACAAATGGTCGAACCATATCGGACATTATAGGTAAATGCACTAAATGTTTATTAATCCCACCAACTTAGCCTCACTTGGTATAACTACTCATTTAAAAGGGTTTTGAAGTTGGAGGTATGGCTACTAGTTTTAGAAATTTCAGTTTTGGTAGTAATATTTCCACAGCTAATTGGTTTTTGTAGCTTTCATACTGTTCACTTATAGCTTAGTTGCTAATTGCCCGCCAACCAAATTTCGGTCATTTAATATAGCGCGGATGATCTTTTGGTTCAGTATCATCGATCAGTCTATTTTATAAATGAAGTTCTGAGTGCAAATTTTATATACGAAGTTGTCGTTTTGATGATCAACTCAACGAGTTTTAATAGTCATCTCTTAAGCCAATAAGACAAAACACTCAGAAGATTAAGTGGAGTTTAGTCATACTGCATGAGTTTTAAATTGGGTCACATGAGTTTTTGCTATTTATTTCAGTGAGTCACGTGATAATGCAGAAGCCATTGTTTACAAGGTTTATTTTTACAGGGCCCAGAAGTTTATTTAAATTGACTTTTAAATTGATGTTTGTTGACTATCAATTCATAATTAGTTAACCATTTTTAACACTAACTGTAGCTTAATTTGCATGGTGCCATCAGGTCAAGCTCTTGGTGCTAAGTCATTTCCTCCACCTTATCTAGCCCCAAACACTCGAGCAAACTCAGTCCTCAAAGGAATTAATTATGCTTCTGGAGCCTCAGGAATATTGGATGAAACAGGAGTTTTGTTTGTAAGTAATACTTAATTAGCACTAATCACAATATATacacttttttttaaaatattctgAAGTTGTTGTATACAGATTGGAAGAGTCCCACTGCGCGAGCAAGTGAATAATTTTGAGGAAAGCAGATATGACATGGTGAAAATAATGGGAGAGAATAAAACAAAGGAATTCTTAAAGAAGGCAATCTTCTCGGTGACAATTGGATCCAATGATGTTCTCAACTATTTCCAACCGACCATACCATTTTTTGGTGATGACAAGGTCTCTCCTTCCATGTTCCAAGATTTCATGGTCTCTAACTTGACCATACAGCTTAAGGTACAGTCTAAAACCAATCACCTAATTGAAATGTTGAAGAATACAGCAATCACATATCAGATTATTGACAAATTTAAATATGAATTGTATTGAGTTGTTCAACTTTTAGTGACACCAAGATTTTTTGTGATTAACCACTACACATGTCATATAACGCAAATTTAGAGAGTCACTGTCCGTCTCTCTAATATAATGGCAAAGGCTTAATAAACTACCCTAATTAACCttaatattttgatttgtgAAGCGACTGCACGAGCTGGGAGCTAGAAAGTTCGTTGTGGTAGGGGTTGGACCCATAGGATGCATACCATTTATTCGTGCCATCCATTTGTTACCAAGTGGACAGTGTTTTGCTGAGGTGAATGAATTAATCCAAGGCTACAACACGAAGCTTAATGGAGTTTTGGATCAAATTAACCAAGAGCTGGGTCCTGAAGCGATCTTTGTCTATGCAAACTCCTTTGATATCTTCACGAAGATCATAGTAAATTATCATCAATATGGTAGGTTGGTAACTAGGGTTTTAAAAGTAGACATACCCTTCCATTCGTTTTTAGTATATGATCAAGGTCATTgatctatttttcttttggtttttgaatCTGATATTGCTAGGGTTTGCGAATGCAAATGGACCATGCTGTGGAGGTTACTTTCCGCCGTTTGTTTGCTTTAAGAGCCGCGATGCAAGCAGAAGCTCTGCATTGTGTGACGATCGATCG
Encoded proteins:
- the LOC103437467 gene encoding GDSL esterase/lipase At5g41890, with protein sequence MEAPKISHFLLLCAICPNFVVLLSAFPCFAFTSFVFGDSLVDAGNNDYIFTLSKADSPPYGIDFKPSGGQPTGRFTNGRTISDIIGQALGAKSFPPPYLAPNTRANSVLKGINYASGASGILDETGVLFIGRVPLREQVNNFEESRYDMVKIMGENKTKEFLKKAIFSVTIGSNDVLNYFQPTIPFFGDDKVSPSMFQDFMVSNLTIQLKRLHELGARKFVVVGVGPIGCIPFIRAIHLLPSGQCFAEVNELIQGYNTKLNGVLDQINQELGPEAIFVYANSFDIFTKIIVNYHQYGFANANGPCCGGYFPPFVCFKSRDASRSSALCDDRSKYVFWDAYHPTEAANMIIAEGLLDGDKSISSPINIRELYNYNS